The following nucleotide sequence is from Primulina tabacum isolate GXHZ01 chromosome 2, ASM2559414v2, whole genome shotgun sequence.
CTGCTCTGAAGGTGGAGGATCAATAACAATTGTGTTTGCACGTCTCTCTCGGGCTGGCTTCCAATCAGCAGGTTTCCCATGAATTTTCCAGCACGTGTCCAGCGTATGTGTTGGTTTGTGACATTTGGGACACCATGGATGGCCTTGCTTGAATTGGTCAGTGTCGGGTAAGTTAGAGATCATACGCATACTACAACCAGAGTCATTGCTTGGAGAATTGGGCAGCCAAGGCGGATGTGTCAATGGAGAAAGGATGATCTGACGGTGTCAACATAATCTTCCGACAGCTCTCTTCATGACGTATAGCAGAAAAAACACCGTGAAGGCTCAGTAAAGGCTTAGTACCCAAAATTCTCTTCTGGACGTCATCGAATGATGAGTTGAGGCCCGACAAAAATTTGAATATCTTCCGCTGCTTGACAATACCATGAAATCGGTCGCCATCTGCTGGACACTCTCACATATACACTTCAAAGAGATCTAATTGTTGCCGTAGATTGGTAAGAGAGTTAAAGAAATCGGTGACCGAGGACTCCCCTTGGCGGAGATCTTGCAAACGGTTCGATTGCAAACAATTCGGAGGTGTTATCTTTGGAGGAATATGTATCTCTTGCAGCTTCCCAGATATCCTTGGCACTGCGATAGAGGAGGAAATTCTCTCTAATCTCCGTTGTCATGGAGTTTATTAACCAAGACATGCAATTCTCGGAATTCCAgatccaaaatttcagatcatcaGACGCTGGACATAGCGCGTCGCCGGACAAGAAGCCATCTTTCCCCCGGCCACAGGTAAACAGCATAACGGATTGTGACCACTACAAATAATTCTTGCCATTCAATCAATGACAAGTAATGGGTACCGACTGGAAATCAATTGCCGCAGGATTGGACTCCggattttgggatattttaggCGTTGTCATGCCGTATTTGGTCATTTATTATCCATGTAGTTAGAATAGAGAGAGAATTGGTGAAACTCCATATATTTCTTATTCTGAAATGTAGAGTTGAACAATGATTAAATAAACAACTAAGGAGATGAGATAACCTAATCCTAggaattaaaatataaagatataAATAAAAAGAGAGATAAAATGATAGATAAGTTCCTATTCAACTAAGTAAAGATAAGATCAACACATGTTTCTATGTGTTTCCCATCTCTTCTCGAGAAGCAAATGGGCTGTTACTGATTGATATTCATTGTTTAAAATCTCTCATTACTGACTTCAAGCTTTATTTGATATGGGACTTATTCTTTTGATCAACAAGGTTATGAACAATTTGGAGTTTCAAGGAAAGGATTTGAAGATACCTCAGATCAGTATTGCACTATCTTTTATGACAAGGATAAGGTGAATTTCAtctttaaaaaatcatttttgtcTAGATCTTCATCATCTGAATTGTCGACAAACCAGTTCTTCAGATAATATTTCATTGCTTGATGTAGGTTGAGTTGTTGGAAGGTGGAACCTTCTGGTTGTCAGAGTCACCTTCTGTGCCTGGAAGCATCTCGTGGGGTTCCACAGATCCGTGCATTTCAACATGGGCTATatctttttcataattttagaaaatgtttttcattCATTTAGCTTAGTGGCGTCACatctatatttttttccttaatAAATTGTGTACACATTTCAGCTCAAAGGAGTCGAGCCACCCGGTTTTTCATTTCAGATAGTGAATACATACATGGATGAGTTTAGTCCTCGTGCTCGAAGGCGTGGTGCTTTACTCACATGGCAGCATATTGCGTCCTTACCTCCTAGCTTGCCTGTTGTTTACTGTGGGGGGTTTAACACACAAAAGGAATCAACAACGGGGCGTTTTCTTCTTGGAAGATCAAGGTATTTATTTTCAGTTGCTGTCTCAATTTCATTGTTTGATGAAGGTTTCGATAAACTTAAGTTGGTGACATCTCTACTTATTCATGAGGTGTTATTTGATTTTTCCCTAAAAATCCGGTGTATGAAAAAAGCAGCGACGATACACGATGTTTACACTGGGGTCTCATACTTCTAATATAGCTATCTGATTACCATATTCCCATTGATACGGATGCTAACCTTCTTGAAACTTGATAATGAGGTTATGATATCTATCCTTGCTATTTCATTTTTCCCATGCGATACCACCCCCATGCCATTTTTGCCACTGGTGGTCTATTCTTCATTTCTTACACCGAACCTTGAGAACGTAGGGTTAAACTTGTAGTTTCTGTTaaattctgatatctcgaaataATTTTATCgtgtttgattgagaatcaagtTGAAATTTATGATAAGATGAGTTTGCAAGAGTACAAGAATCTCTGTGTTATGGTTGACACTGATGATATTAAATCTCGCTAGACTTGAACAAACCACAAGAATGTTATTGTCGGGCATTTTTCAGCCCTTCTACCCAGTATTGTATTCTAGTCTTTCTAGCACTCTAAAGCAGTGAACAAggacaaataaatattattaatagatTTTTTCTAACCTAATGGAAGTGAGCTGTTTTTTCTCGTTTCTTATCTCAGCTCTATGACAAAAAGGAAATACTAAACTTGACTAGTTTGCACTTAGTGGGCCAGAATAACCGGCATAGTTATCCCCCTTGCATGAAACCtgtgttcattttattttttattgataGTCTCTTTTCGTCTCCATGCCATGTACACACTTTGCGAGGTAATGATTATGGTGAATATCTCTTAAAACCAATCAAATTCTCATTTAGTGAGCGAAAACTGGATACAGAAATGTTcaaaatatcaaattctgttgcaTGGTAATGTTAAACAAATGTAACAGTATCTCCTCCTCCTCCTTTAAAATGTGTTTAGAACTAAACAGGTTCAACCATATAGACAATATCTAAACAACTATAGAAGTTGTAGCTCTGTATTTTCTCTTGTTTTATTTTTGCTGCTTTTACAGGGAACATGGTGTTGTAGGTGATATGAGGGATGCTTGGCCCAATGCACGTACGAGGAAAAACGTTTCTTTAATTCGCACTTACCATGGATTTAAAGGTATGACATTTGCACTGCACCTTCATCACTATCAAGCTGAAGTCTACTTGTTTTGGAAACATCAATTTCCTCCATTGTTATTTAGGTTGCTGATACAACACGGTAATAAAAAACTGGAGTTTGGGTTGTTGAGTGAATGAAAAGTTGAGTTGCATGGTTACCAACTGTTATTTTTTCAATACAGTGGCATAGATATAGTCCTTGCATCAATACTTATTATTTATTAGTTGTTATCAGGTGACAAGCAAGGAGTTCACGAGTTCCTAAAGATAGTATTTCGAGCACTTTGTCTTTGTTGGGATCGACAAACTCAAGATCTTCACATCGACTGGATCCTTTTCAGAGGCAGACCATTGATCCCTGTCTCGTGTGAGGTGGTCAGCGACAATGTCGATGGTTATTATCCTTCGTTGCACTATCCTATATTTGCAGAATTCATGCTTCCACGCACGGTAAGATTCATTGAAGCGCCTACTCAAGAATGAAGAAAGACACCTTTACAATTTGGCTTTATTTCTGCAAATTTACTTTTTTTTGTTCAATATTTGGTTTTTTACATTATTTGCTCTTTTAACGAACTTTTTTGTTCCACATTACCATCATTTTCGCTTTTTATGGCTTTATATATTACTATTATATGTTTTTGCAGTTGTAGAAAAATTTATGGCGAGAATTTTGGTTGCTCGTCGGAAACAATTTAATAACCAAATTAACACTCAAAAGTAGAAACTTAAATTGATCAATACTCCCATGGGACATGTAATGTCTTCGACGTACACCTTATTCCACAACAGGTCGTAATATATTTCAGTGTAAATGTGTAATTCTTATACCACTGATTCAACTATTGACACCAGTGTATTAAATCAAGCAATTGTTAATATAACTCATCTATTTGAAAATATACAATGGTACACTTGAATTCACCAGTCATAAGTCATAACTCATAAGAAGTTGGTTGACGACGGTATTGACAAATTGCATCAAATAAGAAGTGACAGAGGGAGGCTAATCTTCACAAAATATTGTTTTTCCCAGTTACATTAACAATTGCAAGTTCTTCCTGATACACAATTTTCACCATTAAACAAGCATCTAACGTCACTCATTTCAAAAGTCGAAATACAAGATCAATCAGCATCTGCAGTAAAATCAGGCTCTGGGGGCTTCTGAAGTTTGACCAACTCTCGAGCACTCTTGAGATCTCGATTTCTATGAACTCCACGAAGAGCATTTGCAGCAAATCGAGAAGCCAGGAATGTTGCTCCGATGCTGTATGAGCCTCCACCAGCATTGCTGCTAGCTGCAGCTAACTCTTCAGCTTCTTCTTCCTTCTTTCTAAGTTCCAAGATTTTCCTCTTTGAATAGCGACGCCAAGCTGCTTGAATGAAGCAAGCAGCCCAAGTACGCCACTGCTGTGAGTAGAAACGGAATGTGTGTTGGACTTGTCTACTGTGGAGACGTCTGAACTGACCAGCGACAAATTTTAGCTCATCAGCTGAAAGGGCAAAAGCTTCAACTTCAGTTAGAGCCTTCACAGTTCGTGTAGAAGATGGTAGATTAGAACCAGATTTGGGATCAAGAGCCCAGGTCAAAAGCTCCTCCCCACAAAAATCTCCTTCTTTCAGTAAACTTCGGTTGAAGAATCCACTTCTTCCGCCATCGGTAGTCACACTCTCAAGACGACCACGAATGAGGAATATCATCTCGTCAACTGGATCTCCTTCCCGAACAATGTAAGTATTTTCCGTGAATAGAGAAGGCTTGAGCCTCTCACAAATGGCATCAAGCAACCTCTCATCCATATTCTCGAAGAGAGGTACCTTATAATATTGGAGATTATAGATATTAGCAAACATGCAGATCTAATTAATCAATAGTTAAGATCCAGAATGGGAGGTCGTTTCAGACCAGTTTCAGGGGCATAAAAATGAACACCACATCATGTGAATTGTGACGTGCATGTAGAAATGCTTCTGTGAGTCAAAGaattaaaatctaaaaaataaagttACCCTTTTGACGAGGGCCAGACAGAGATGCCGTTTTATGTCTCTTCGAAGATCCTTGGGTAGAGTTTGCACCAAACTTTCTTCATCAACTCCACGTGTTTCCAACCACTTGTACTGGTCATACCGTCTAACTCGCTCCCTGAGATCTTGGGGGAGCAAGCGATGATGCATCCATTGCTCCGAGTCACGTCGTTTTACTCTCATCTCTTCAAGTCGAATAGTAAGTGACTGAAGATATGTCTGTAACAGTGATACAACCAAACAAGATTCCTCAAATTTCAGGTACCAAACATTATGAATATCTCAGGATCATAGAGATGGTAAAACAGCCATAAGTCACAATTGTCTCATACAGGATACACTGGAATTTATTCTGTTTTAAAAATTTGGACATTGTTTTGAAAAGCCAAGAACAGAAAAGAATTAATTCAAATTCGAGTCAACGGAAATCAATATAAGAAGAAAGGAGACTTTTTAAATACCTGCATGTTTCCAATTAACAACGCAAAGAGAATAAGTCCCAAAATGGCAAGGGCGATACTGAATATAGACTCTCCAGGGTAAGTACTGGTTTGAAGTCCCTGGCCAAGTGTGCTGTCGAAAGAAAGAtgaaaaaaatgtaaatattggaagggGCAACTTGAGTTACAGTGGTCGGTCGTATTAACATATGAAAACCCATCAAAATGTGTTCAGTAATACACAAGCACGAAATTGTAGTTTTACTAAGTTAAAGCTTTGGACAGAGAAGCAAGAATTAGGAAATGGATGTTTATATTAATAAAGCCACAAGGTACCATGAAGGCCAACTAAGACACTCTACTTTGTTCTTTGTAGCCATAGCTAAGTGGTACAAAAGAGTGAAAGACATAATTACATGCATAAATTATAGGAAAACATTAATGCAAGGAGTCAAGGAATTGATCGATCATGGCAAAACAACATAAGATGTGCAATCTTCTGTTTACTGGTTGAAGGGTAGATTTGTTCGTGAGCCTAAGCTTCTCTGATGAAGAAAGCAAGGAGTAGGTATCTCTGAGCCAATCTTGGAGACAAAATCCTGGTGGTTACACCAAATAACTTTTGGTATTCTGTCTTTTAAGCTACGAAAGCagtaaaatttattaattaaacttGCTTTAACCCAATCCTTTCTGCATATCATTAAGTAATTTGCCTCTCTCTCCAGAGTAgaaatcttccaaattttcatGTATATGATTTGGCCAGTTCCAGCACTCGAAAGGTGAGCATGTCTCGTTTCATCTCCAAAATCCAAAacaatgaaaaaagaaaatgaagaagaatAAAGACTATAATGAATAAGAGATGAGAAAATGTCATCTGCACTTGGTGAACACTACTAGTGTGAATTCGGCAGGTCAAAGATGCACTGTGACAAAACTTCAAAATAACGGAAATCCTCAGGTTGGATTTAGATATGTGAATTAGCTTATGCACAGAAGTTTGTTCACCTCAAATTTTGCAGCCCCCACCACAGACAGTAACAGTATTTTGACAGAAAGTCTTTAGATGAAACAATGTCAGATGACAACGCCTGCTTAAAAATTCCAAAATCAAATGGCGGATTATTCTCATCACCCACAGGGCAAGCCGATCTTAAGACAGTACTGCTGATGTTGCTCCAGGTATCATAGTCATTCATCTTCTGATTCCCGCAATACAAGAAATTTTTGTGGCATTCTTTCGTCTGTTCACAAGCTTTCTGCCAGCAGGTATCATTACGTTCCACAGATAATAAGTACCAGAAAGCCCCAACTATCTGCAAAAAACCCATGCAAAAGATGATGGTAACAATACTTAACAGAAAAACTAATCCAATCAAAGATGCACCAATGTTATTTTTCAAGGTGAACTTGAGACAGGACCTGATTTTGCTTTTTCATAAGGTGGAAATGCAGATGAAATATCAATATCAGCAACAAACTTCTTGAATGAGAAATTTTGATGATATTGACAcataaactgaactcaaaatctATACCACAAAAGTGTTCAAGAAATATATGGTTTACATTTAGTTTATTTCAGACACATGTTACAAATTTCAAGAACTTCATTTATATGGCTTACATGACTGGCGAGCATGTACAGCAGCAAATAAGAAACTGCACCAGCCCATGCAGATTCAGCGAAGACACCAGAAGTCCTTTTCAATTCCGAAGTGAGTGGAAAAATTCTGAGAAATCTAGGAATATACTGAAGCAAAATGATATAAAGTAGAGCCTGTTTTGTCGCCAGTACGTCAGAGCCTTTTGACCTCTGCAGAAATTTCCATACGATAATCTGCACAAGTTCAACAAGATATAGAAGTGTTAATGCAACAAGAAAATCTCCCAATACTTTCTCAGATATCGAACATATGATCACTAATCCACCAtaatttaatcaaaataatCAAATCTTTTCTGTGTGGCTATGAATCACAAAGTTGAGGGAAACACAAAGTTGAGAGAGTTTTCTGCAGACCTGTGGTAAGGGCAGCACAGCAAGGAAATCAATGATAAAATGACACTTCAAGTATCTTTTAGCAATTTTTGCAGGATCTATGACAAGTTCACCTCTCCCAAACACTCGAGATGATGGAGCAATATAAGCTGTTCGAAATTGGAGTACCATGTGAATAAGATAGAAAGCATCAACAACTGTCCGCAGTGTCGTAGCAGTGATAGCTAACTTTCGATCTATATCTAAGCAGCTTGATGATTGACTAAAAACGGGAAGATAGAAAAAAAGTGGATCCACAGATACACCCAGAATACATGACATTACAAAAAGCCTGTTCCAAAGTGTCAGATATTTGTCTTGAGGGTCAAATATCTTCTTCTCTGACACTCTGAGATCTTCGGGAAATACCGCCCGAGAGACGCCAAATCCAAGGGACCGGCCTATGGATTTTAGTCCTTGGGATCCTTTCCTCATTCCTTTCTTAAAGGACTTTGCTGGAGAGCGAATTGGATGCCTAGCACGGCCAACACCATCAATATTGAAGCCACATTTATTTGATACAGCTGAAGATGACGGGGACGAAAGTCTGGAGTCCAGGTCATCCAACCTTGACATAAAAGATCCTTTGTAATCACAATACCAATAAAAGAAATAGAAACATCTCAAGCCATGTCAGCAAGCACAATTATGTGTAGCTATTGGAgcataatatgtttttattttttgagaaaCTGTTTACATCTCAAGATAATGCTACAGTGTTACTTTGAGATTCAACCTAGCttcagaaaaaaatatattttagattAATTATAAACTGACATTTCCCCCAAATCAGTTATGAGTTAACTGTACCTCTTTCAGAATTTGTGGTGTTGCATTCACTCTGATGAAAACCTTTCACGCCAAGAAAAACAATATTTAGAAAAAATGTTTTAGATTAATTAAAAACTGACTTTTTCTTCCAAGTCAACTAGTCAAGTAATTAACCACTTTCAAAAGTGCTGTTACTTTTCACTCTTGATGGAAATCTTCCCTACTCTCACATaacttaaaaaaaacaaaacttcTTCGCTTCTTTCTCTTCAAGGAAATAACACAATTAAACGTCATATTTGCGAcataaaagcataaaatatcttgAAAAAAATTAGGATTTATAGCTAGTTTCGTAGGAAAAAGAAACCTTCAGTTTCATAACATGTGTGGGCAGAAAGAAATAGGatacctttgaaacttatcaCGCTGCCCACTGAGATCAAACATCACGTATAATTCACATAACACAATATCAACTgcagagaaaaaaaattaagattacAATTGAAAGTAGTGAAAGGGCTTCAAGTTTCCAAACATTTAAGACCTGAAATTTTTTACATGCCGCATTTTCAACACTATAGACCAACCCACAAACAACCTTTTCTGGAAATATCAAATCAAACAAATGAAATCCAAAAATAGGTATTTTATTTGTTCAGCATAGAACATCTCTAAAAGAACCAGGAACCAGCAGCCAAACACATTAACATTCATTTAGATTATAGCATAATTCCTCATACATGACAAATAACATTAGTGTTCAATATATCCAAGCTAATCCACTAGAAAAGGATTATAATATACAGCATAAAGGAAACACATAACTATGCTGTCAACAAGAACTATATAGATAGTTGAAGTTGTACATGTTTGGTAACATATCTCATAAAAGGacaataaaa
It contains:
- the LOC142529034 gene encoding uncharacterized protein LOC142529034, with amino-acid sequence MSVSLTVMTFNLLEDQPEDSPNSWQKRKELCVTVITSYSPMILCTQQGVKSQLDYLQQCLPGYEQFGVSRKGFEDTSDQYCTIFYDKDKVELLEGGTFWLSESPSVPGSISWGSTDPCISTWATFQLKGVEPPGFSFQIVNTYMDEFSPRARRRGALLTWQHIASLPPSLPVVYCGGFNTQKESTTGRFLLGRSREHGVVGDMRDAWPNARTRKNVSLIRTYHGFKGDKQGVHEFLKIVFRALCLCWDRQTQDLHIDWILFRGRPLIPVSCEVVSDNVDGYYPSLHYPIFAEFMLPRTVRFIEAPTQE
- the LOC142529013 gene encoding putative cyclic nucleotide-gated ion channel 5 isoform X1, which produces MLANCHDFYWPWHVHLFFINREVINGFLVDIVLCELYVMFDLSGQRDKFQRLDDLDSRLSSPSSSAVSNKCGFNIDGVGRARHPIRSPAKSFKKGMRKGSQGLKSIGRSLGFGVSRAVFPEDLRVSEKKIFDPQDKYLTLWNRLFVMSCILGVSVDPLFFYLPVFSQSSSCLDIDRKLAITATTLRTVVDAFYLIHMVLQFRTAYIAPSSRVFGRGELVIDPAKIAKRYLKCHFIIDFLAVLPLPQIIVWKFLQRSKGSDVLATKQALLYIILLQYIPRFLRIFPLTSELKRTSGVFAESAWAGAVSYLLLYMLASHIVGAFWYLLSVERNDTCWQKACEQTKECHKNFLYCGNQKMNDYDTWSNISSTVLRSACPVGDENNPPFDFGIFKQALSSDIVSSKDFLSKYCYCLWWGLQNLSTLGQGLQTSTYPGESIFSIALAILGLILFALLIGNMQTYLQSLTIRLEEMRVKRRDSEQWMHHRLLPQDLRERVRRYDQYKWLETRGVDEESLVQTLPKDLRRDIKRHLCLALVKRVPLFENMDERLLDAICERLKPSLFTENTYIVREGDPVDEMIFLIRGRLESVTTDGGRSGFFNRSLLKEGDFCGEELLTWALDPKSGSNLPSSTRTVKALTEVEAFALSADELKFVAGQFRRLHSRQVQHTFRFYSQQWRTWAACFIQAAWRRYSKRKILELRKKEEEAEELAAASSNAGGGSYSIGATFLASRFAANALRGVHRNRDLKSARELVKLQKPPEPDFTADAD
- the LOC142529013 gene encoding putative cyclic nucleotide-gated ion channel 5 isoform X2, encoding MFDLSGQRDKFQRLDDLDSRLSSPSSSAVSNKCGFNIDGVGRARHPIRSPAKSFKKGMRKGSQGLKSIGRSLGFGVSRAVFPEDLRVSEKKIFDPQDKYLTLWNRLFVMSCILGVSVDPLFFYLPVFSQSSSCLDIDRKLAITATTLRTVVDAFYLIHMVLQFRTAYIAPSSRVFGRGELVIDPAKIAKRYLKCHFIIDFLAVLPLPQIIVWKFLQRSKGSDVLATKQALLYIILLQYIPRFLRIFPLTSELKRTSGVFAESAWAGAVSYLLLYMLASHIVGAFWYLLSVERNDTCWQKACEQTKECHKNFLYCGNQKMNDYDTWSNISSTVLRSACPVGDENNPPFDFGIFKQALSSDIVSSKDFLSKYCYCLWWGLQNLSTLGQGLQTSTYPGESIFSIALAILGLILFALLIGNMQTYLQSLTIRLEEMRVKRRDSEQWMHHRLLPQDLRERVRRYDQYKWLETRGVDEESLVQTLPKDLRRDIKRHLCLALVKRVPLFENMDERLLDAICERLKPSLFTENTYIVREGDPVDEMIFLIRGRLESVTTDGGRSGFFNRSLLKEGDFCGEELLTWALDPKSGSNLPSSTRTVKALTEVEAFALSADELKFVAGQFRRLHSRQVQHTFRFYSQQWRTWAACFIQAAWRRYSKRKILELRKKEEEAEELAAASSNAGGGSYSIGATFLASRFAANALRGVHRNRDLKSARELVKLQKPPEPDFTADAD
- the LOC142529013 gene encoding putative cyclic nucleotide-gated ion channel 6 isoform X3, with the translated sequence MRKGSQGLKSIGRSLGFGVSRAVFPEDLRVSEKKIFDPQDKYLTLWNRLFVMSCILGVSVDPLFFYLPVFSQSSSCLDIDRKLAITATTLRTVVDAFYLIHMVLQFRTAYIAPSSRVFGRGELVIDPAKIAKRYLKCHFIIDFLAVLPLPQIIVWKFLQRSKGSDVLATKQALLYIILLQYIPRFLRIFPLTSELKRTSGVFAESAWAGAVSYLLLYMLASHIVGAFWYLLSVERNDTCWQKACEQTKECHKNFLYCGNQKMNDYDTWSNISSTVLRSACPVGDENNPPFDFGIFKQALSSDIVSSKDFLSKYCYCLWWGLQNLSTLGQGLQTSTYPGESIFSIALAILGLILFALLIGNMQTYLQSLTIRLEEMRVKRRDSEQWMHHRLLPQDLRERVRRYDQYKWLETRGVDEESLVQTLPKDLRRDIKRHLCLALVKRVPLFENMDERLLDAICERLKPSLFTENTYIVREGDPVDEMIFLIRGRLESVTTDGGRSGFFNRSLLKEGDFCGEELLTWALDPKSGSNLPSSTRTVKALTEVEAFALSADELKFVAGQFRRLHSRQVQHTFRFYSQQWRTWAACFIQAAWRRYSKRKILELRKKEEEAEELAAASSNAGGGSYSIGATFLASRFAANALRGVHRNRDLKSARELVKLQKPPEPDFTADAD